One genomic segment of Rivularia sp. PCC 7116 includes these proteins:
- a CDS encoding rhomboid family intramembrane serine protease, with protein sequence MVPIRDNNPISITPYVTYGLIAVNVLAFLYESSLPPQFLDGFLHLFAVVPRELSYSFAGVSINQPVPEWLTLITSQFLHGGLLHLGGNMLFLWIFGNNVEEKLGYIKYLIFYLACGVLASLAQWYFSQGSTIPSLGASGAIAGVMGAYIIRFPKAEVIGVVPLGIFFPTFRVPAYFFLGFWFIQQAFYGVSSLGMPTNIGMESGGIAYWAHAGGFVVGAILGPILGLFSDKSTDESW encoded by the coding sequence GTGGTTCCAATTAGAGACAATAATCCGATTTCCATAACACCTTATGTTACTTATGGACTAATTGCCGTCAATGTCTTAGCTTTTCTGTACGAATCGAGTTTACCCCCCCAGTTTTTGGACGGTTTTCTTCATTTGTTTGCTGTAGTGCCCCGAGAATTAAGTTACAGTTTTGCCGGGGTTTCGATAAATCAACCCGTCCCCGAATGGTTAACTTTGATCACTTCCCAGTTTTTGCATGGTGGTTTACTACACCTGGGCGGCAATATGCTATTTTTGTGGATTTTTGGTAATAACGTTGAAGAAAAATTAGGCTACATAAAATATTTAATTTTTTACTTAGCTTGCGGTGTGTTGGCATCTTTAGCTCAATGGTATTTTTCCCAAGGTTCCACTATTCCTTCTTTGGGTGCTAGTGGTGCAATAGCTGGTGTAATGGGGGCTTACATTATCCGTTTTCCTAAAGCAGAAGTTATTGGTGTTGTACCCTTAGGCATATTTTTTCCTACTTTCCGAGTACCTGCATACTTCTTTTTGGGATTTTGGTTTATTCAGCAAGCCTTTTATGGTGTTTCTAGTTTAGGAATGCCTACTAATATCGGTATGGAAAGTGGTGGAATTGCTTACTGGGCACATGCTGGCGGTTTTGTTGTGGGAGCAATTCTCGGTCCAATCTTAGGTTTATTTAGCGATAAATCGACCGATGAATCTTGGTAG
- a CDS encoding rhomboid family intramembrane serine protease translates to MFPLYDENPTRITPFVTYGLIGINVLVFLHEFRLSNVELEQFFQLYAVIPQQLSTSFAGGVINQPVPEWATLFTSQFLHGGWWHLISNMVFLWVFGNNIEDRLGHFKYIIFYLACGALAALCQWFIGMNSAIPSLGASGAISGVLGAYLIRFPQALVNTFIFLGIFITTLRVPAWVLIGVYIVQNVVSGLADLQRTANMTIETGGVAYWAHIGGFVFGLLLGPLLGLFNDDY, encoded by the coding sequence GTGTTTCCTCTATACGACGAAAACCCAACGCGAATCACTCCCTTCGTAACCTACGGTTTGATTGGCATTAATGTTTTAGTATTTCTTCACGAATTTAGGCTCTCAAATGTCGAATTAGAGCAATTTTTTCAACTGTATGCAGTAATACCGCAACAGTTAAGTACTAGCTTTGCTGGTGGAGTGATTAATCAACCAGTACCAGAATGGGCGACTTTGTTTACATCGCAGTTCTTACATGGTGGTTGGTGGCACCTTATTTCCAATATGGTGTTTCTTTGGGTTTTTGGTAACAATATTGAAGATCGTTTAGGTCATTTCAAATATATAATCTTTTACTTAGCTTGCGGGGCTTTAGCTGCTTTATGCCAGTGGTTTATTGGCATGAATTCTGCTATCCCTTCATTAGGTGCTTCTGGTGCAATTTCTGGAGTCTTAGGTGCTTATCTTATCCGCTTTCCTCAAGCTTTGGTCAACACATTTATTTTCCTTGGTATCTTTATAACTACCCTTAGAGTTCCAGCATGGGTGTTGATCGGAGTTTACATTGTCCAGAATGTCGTATCTGGTCTTGCTGATTTACAAAGAACCGCCAACATGACTATAGAAACAGGTGGAGTAGCTTATTGGGCACACATTGGTGGGTTTGTATTTGGATTACTTTTAGGCCCATTGCTCGGTTTATTTAATGATGATTATTAA
- a CDS encoding IctB family putative bicarbonate transporter, translating to MDFFWQQLTLSSLPLKQYITSSYLHRVLVGLVSSWRQTSILLRWGDAIAVALLSIVYILAPFVSNGLIGLLLIACVGFWLLLTASDEPANTNATGITPIHILVFFYWGIATVATSLSPVKKAAFAGWTKLTLYLLLFALCARLLKSSRIRSWLITVFLHVSLIVSVNGLRQWFFGAKALATWVDPESSLSKTTRIYSYLGNPNLLAGYILPAVILSFIAIFAWRSRFTKALALTMFIVNSACLVLTFSRGGWIGLVVSLLVLLVLLVYWWSIDMAPFWRTWSLPILLGSLAIVSALAILFVPPVRDRVLSIFAGRGDSSNNFRINVWMAAIEMIKDRPVIGIGPGNSAFNKIYPLYQRPNFTALSAYSVFLEVAVETGLIGFFCFIWLLVVTFNSGLVQLRRLRLQRNVEGLWLVAGIAVLAGMLGHGLVDTVWYRPQVNTIWWLMVGLVASYWKPLSKAQMNQINSPSPQPTAN from the coding sequence ATGGATTTCTTTTGGCAACAGTTAACTTTATCTTCCCTTCCCCTGAAGCAGTATATTACTTCGAGCTACTTACACCGTGTTTTAGTCGGACTTGTAAGCTCTTGGCGACAGACTAGCATTTTACTTCGCTGGGGCGACGCGATCGCAGTTGCACTATTAAGTATCGTATATATTCTCGCTCCTTTCGTTTCTAACGGCTTAATAGGTTTACTACTCATAGCTTGCGTCGGATTCTGGCTGTTGCTTACAGCTTCAGATGAACCGGCTAACACTAATGCTACAGGAATTACACCAATACATATACTTGTCTTCTTCTACTGGGGAATTGCGACTGTAGCAACATCACTATCACCAGTAAAGAAAGCAGCATTTGCAGGTTGGACAAAACTAACTTTATATTTGCTGCTGTTTGCCCTTTGTGCGAGGTTACTTAAATCTTCTCGCATTCGTTCTTGGCTTATTACTGTTTTCCTACATGTATCTTTAATTGTTAGCGTTAATGGATTGCGACAATGGTTTTTTGGTGCCAAAGCATTAGCTACTTGGGTAGATCCAGAATCATCTTTATCCAAAACTACTAGGATATATAGTTATTTAGGCAATCCAAACTTACTTGCTGGCTATATCCTTCCTGCGGTTATTCTCAGTTTTATTGCTATTTTCGCATGGCGTAGCAGATTTACTAAAGCTCTTGCATTGACAATGTTTATTGTCAATAGTGCTTGTTTGGTACTTACCTTTAGCCGTGGTGGTTGGATTGGTTTAGTAGTGTCGCTTTTAGTACTTTTAGTATTATTAGTATATTGGTGGAGCATTGACATGGCTCCCTTCTGGCGTACTTGGTCGCTGCCAATTCTGTTAGGAAGTTTGGCAATAGTATCTGCTTTGGCAATATTATTTGTCCCACCCGTGCGAGACAGGGTTTTAAGTATTTTTGCCGGTAGAGGCGATAGCAGTAATAACTTCCGAATCAATGTTTGGATGGCTGCAATAGAAATGATTAAAGACCGTCCGGTAATTGGTATTGGGCCAGGTAATAGTGCATTTAATAAAATTTACCCTCTTTATCAACGCCCTAATTTCACGGCTTTGAGTGCTTATTCCGTTTTTCTAGAAGTAGCTGTGGAAACTGGTTTAATTGGCTTTTTCTGTTTCATTTGGCTGCTAGTTGTCACTTTCAATTCTGGTTTAGTACAGTTAAGACGTTTAAGACTGCAACGAAATGTAGAAGGGTTATGGTTAGTTGCCGGAATTGCCGTTTTGGCGGGAATGCTCGGTCACGGTTTGGTTGATACCGTATGGTACCGTCCCCAAGTAAATACCATATGGTGGTTAATGGTTGGTTTGGTCGCGAGTTACTGGAAACCTTTATCTAAAGCTCAAATGAATCAAATCAATTCCCCGTCTCCTCAACCAACTGCAAATTAA
- a CDS encoding cyanoexosortase B system-associated protein encodes MISLPRFFKERQFLQMAALVLLVLLLAIGALPGYLEGKWQWKQPPPIINLGEIKKLRKTGLAIPGWKITQQQEQMLGSGKWSLQIMEKDGGKQTAILLLLPQNGPKDQPQVEWTEIDSWGRMQWGEWQVAQYRQAKFAVKQPQVKEETKVKARFFRAHSKQQTFAALQWYAMPNGGHFSPLNWFWADQFAQWHKQRVPWVAVSLFIPMEPLGEVETTWEQVKSIGETVQTRLFNFNT; translated from the coding sequence ATGATTTCCCTTCCCCGTTTTTTTAAGGAGCGTCAGTTTTTACAGATGGCAGCACTTGTATTATTAGTGCTGTTACTGGCGATAGGGGCACTACCAGGATACCTCGAAGGCAAATGGCAATGGAAACAGCCACCACCCATTATCAACCTTGGAGAAATAAAGAAGTTGCGTAAAACAGGTTTAGCTATACCTGGCTGGAAAATTACTCAACAACAGGAGCAGATGCTCGGTTCTGGTAAATGGTCTTTGCAAATTATGGAAAAAGACGGTGGAAAGCAAACGGCTATATTGCTTCTATTGCCTCAGAATGGTCCCAAAGACCAACCCCAGGTAGAATGGACGGAAATTGATAGTTGGGGAAGAATGCAGTGGGGAGAGTGGCAGGTTGCTCAGTATAGGCAGGCTAAGTTCGCTGTTAAACAGCCACAAGTGAAAGAAGAAACTAAGGTGAAAGCAAGATTTTTCCGTGCCCATAGCAAACAACAAACTTTTGCAGCTTTGCAGTGGTATGCAATGCCCAACGGTGGGCATTTTTCTCCTTTAAATTGGTTCTGGGCAGACCAGTTTGCACAGTGGCATAAGCAGCGCGTTCCCTGGGTTGCTGTTAGCTTATTTATTCCAATGGAGCCTTTAGGGGAAGTTGAAACAACCTGGGAACAAGTAAAGTCTATTGGTGAAACAGTGCAAACTAGATTGTTTAATTTTAATACTTGA
- the crtB gene encoding cyanoexosortase B, with protein sequence MLTQHQVRRSISPQIFNFIILGILVLLYAPLVHYWYDGWISKNISTEHEYFSHGIIGFPFAAYLVWMNRKQWVRLPDKTHVLGAILLALGAVFYVSGVGEWVNLSLPVILTGLCLWLKGIEGFKLQSFPLLLVLLATPNSVPYLIAPFTLPLQSFIAGTAGFILNQFGLPVVVDGINIYARGRIVEVAPYCAGLKMLFTTIYVGLILLFWTDTLSSKRKSSWFLFVAVIISVTANIIRNTLLTFFHATEQDGAFHWLHDSWGGDLYSACMLLVLIPVINWIDSYFSESPVRELEGNER encoded by the coding sequence ATGTTAACTCAGCATCAAGTAAGACGTTCAATTTCACCACAAATATTTAATTTTATAATACTAGGTATATTAGTATTGCTGTATGCTCCTTTAGTCCATTATTGGTACGACGGGTGGATAAGCAAAAATATAAGTACGGAACATGAATATTTTAGTCATGGTATTATTGGTTTTCCATTTGCGGCTTATCTAGTTTGGATGAATCGTAAACAATGGGTAAGACTACCAGATAAAACTCATGTCCTTGGAGCCATCTTATTGGCATTGGGAGCAGTTTTCTACGTTAGCGGTGTTGGTGAATGGGTAAACCTTTCTTTGCCCGTAATACTAACTGGATTGTGTTTGTGGTTGAAAGGAATTGAAGGTTTTAAATTACAGAGTTTTCCTTTACTACTAGTTTTATTGGCAACTCCTAATTCTGTACCTTACTTAATTGCACCCTTTACTTTACCTTTGCAAAGCTTCATTGCCGGAACTGCCGGGTTTATTCTCAATCAGTTTGGTCTGCCTGTAGTTGTAGATGGAATTAATATATACGCAAGAGGGCGAATAGTAGAAGTTGCGCCGTATTGTGCTGGTTTAAAAATGCTGTTTACTACTATTTATGTTGGCTTAATTTTACTGTTTTGGACCGATACTTTATCTTCTAAACGTAAAAGTTCTTGGTTTCTATTTGTAGCAGTAATTATCAGCGTTACCGCCAACATAATTCGGAATACTTTATTAACCTTTTTTCACGCTACCGAACAAGATGGTGCTTTTCATTGGCTGCATGACAGTTGGGGTGGAGACCTCTATTCTGCTTGTATGTTGCTAGTATTAATACCAGTAATTAACTGGATTGATAGCTATTTTTCCGAAAGCCCGGTTCGGGAATTAGAAGGTAACGAACGGTAA
- a CDS encoding tyrosine-protein kinase domain-containing protein, whose protein sequence is MTPPIVKRYLIAFEKYKWIGLASFGLVVAGSTILAVQPEPPRKFVANGALAYTSPPVSFSATGSEIQQKGLALSKEVLTQDKIIEAVAEKVNVKPKKIGSSLSVSVPEVGMDGQLSAGAITIKYLDTEAKRAQQIVFALMQAMVQLSGDINSGRLQKIIDKIEERLPKVSQELQEAEKKLEQYDKIERPAILAAENGSLLSGITSSQNQQRQIKLAVSGIDAQIRSLQQRLGLSAQQAYTSSALSADPIIANLRSQIYQVESQMEILRKDLRPTHPTMVQFRRQKQAYERLLQERAAEVVGGGGNTAPLPNVSGVRAQSNLDPARQQLANQLVALQTQRETLQRQLIDLVQEEARLQRDYALIPNKQLERSRLLQQVTLKKAVYDQMQAKLADAKTAEAETVSTLAITQPPVVIPQPTSSQSIPVTLGIGGFLGLLIGGGVIFLLGSLEGTFKTKEDIRNALKQREVLLLAELPIMSVEETDEELVPVVLSAESPYMEILEKFRSNLRRIGGRKVKVVLITSTSSLEGKTTSAYNLGIASARAGKRTLIIETDLRSQSRCESLNVNLDPDANVEPLRYYGSSECIRLVPDIENLYIVPSPGPLRQSAAVLESSELRRLMEDARERFDLVILDTTPLGLSNDALLIHPYSDGMIMVTRPNYTQENILGEAIDELVESEMGLLGAVINGADINLTIEEPTSRFEEEADEILYPEEEEYSTGVHRN, encoded by the coding sequence ATGACTCCACCAATTGTTAAGCGCTATCTAATTGCTTTTGAAAAATACAAATGGATAGGATTAGCGAGTTTTGGTTTAGTTGTTGCGGGTTCAACTATATTAGCCGTACAACCAGAACCACCACGCAAATTCGTTGCTAATGGTGCCTTAGCTTACACTAGTCCGCCGGTTAGCTTTTCGGCCACCGGTAGTGAAATTCAGCAAAAAGGTTTGGCATTATCAAAAGAAGTTTTAACACAAGACAAAATAATTGAAGCTGTAGCAGAAAAAGTCAATGTAAAACCAAAAAAAATAGGTAGCAGTCTTTCGGTAAGCGTCCCTGAAGTTGGAATGGATGGTCAGTTAAGTGCTGGTGCTATTACGATTAAATATCTAGATACCGAAGCTAAAAGAGCGCAACAAATAGTGTTTGCTTTAATGCAAGCAATGGTGCAATTGAGTGGAGATATTAATAGCGGTCGATTGCAGAAGATTATTGATAAAATTGAAGAAAGGCTACCAAAAGTTAGTCAAGAGTTGCAAGAGGCTGAGAAGAAACTCGAACAATACGATAAGATAGAGCGTCCGGCAATTCTGGCTGCTGAAAATGGCAGTTTGCTAAGCGGTATCACCAGTAGCCAAAATCAACAAAGGCAAATCAAACTAGCTGTTTCTGGTATTGATGCCCAGATTCGTAGTTTGCAACAAAGACTAGGGTTAAGCGCTCAGCAAGCATATACTTCTTCAGCTTTAAGTGCAGATCCAATTATCGCCAATCTACGCAGCCAGATTTATCAAGTTGAATCGCAGATGGAGATTTTGAGAAAAGATCTACGTCCGACTCACCCCACTATGGTTCAGTTTCGCCGTCAAAAACAAGCTTACGAACGACTACTACAAGAACGCGCGGCTGAAGTAGTTGGTGGTGGTGGAAACACTGCTCCCCTTCCCAATGTTTCTGGAGTCCGCGCTCAAAGCAATTTAGACCCCGCCCGACAGCAATTAGCAAATCAATTAGTGGCTTTACAAACTCAACGGGAAACTTTACAAAGACAATTAATTGATTTGGTGCAAGAAGAAGCCAGACTTCAGCGAGATTACGCTTTAATACCCAATAAGCAATTAGAACGTTCTCGCTTATTGCAGCAGGTCACTTTAAAAAAAGCAGTCTACGACCAGATGCAAGCCAAATTGGCAGATGCTAAAACAGCTGAAGCGGAAACTGTAAGTACTTTAGCGATTACTCAACCACCAGTGGTTATACCACAACCAACCTCTTCTCAGAGTATACCTGTAACTTTAGGTATAGGTGGTTTCTTAGGTTTATTAATTGGCGGTGGTGTTATCTTTTTATTGGGCTCTTTGGAAGGTACTTTCAAAACAAAAGAAGATATTCGCAATGCACTCAAACAACGAGAAGTTTTGCTACTTGCTGAATTGCCTATCATGTCAGTTGAAGAAACAGACGAAGAGCTTGTTCCGGTAGTGCTTTCTGCCGAATCTCCTTACATGGAAATTTTAGAAAAATTCCGTTCTAACCTGCGTCGGATTGGCGGCAGAAAAGTCAAAGTGGTACTGATTACAAGTACTAGTAGTTTGGAAGGTAAAACCACAAGTGCTTACAATTTGGGAATAGCTTCCGCTCGTGCGGGTAAACGAACATTAATTATCGAAACAGATTTGCGATCGCAATCTCGTTGCGAATCGCTAAATGTCAATCTTGACCCAGATGCCAACGTCGAACCCTTACGCTACTATGGCAGCAGCGAATGCATTCGCCTGGTTCCAGATATAGAAAATTTGTATATTGTACCGAGTCCTGGACCTTTACGCCAATCAGCAGCAGTTTTAGAATCTAGCGAACTCAGGAGACTAATGGAAGATGCTAGAGAACGATTCGATCTAGTAATTTTGGATACAACTCCTTTAGGGTTATCAAACGATGCCTTGCTAATTCATCCTTATAGCGACGGTATGATAATGGTAACTCGACCAAATTACACCCAAGAAAATATATTGGGTGAAGCTATTGACGAATTAGTTGAGTCTGAGATGGGTTTGTTGGGAGCAGTTATCAATGGTGCTGATATAAATTTAACTATTGAAGAACCAACATCTCGTTTTGAAGAAGAAGCAGATGAAATTTTATATCCCGAAGAAGAAGAGTATTCGACGGGAGTTCATCGTAATTAG
- a CDS encoding DegT/DnrJ/EryC1/StrS aminotransferase family protein translates to MNDVNVKIPFVDLSLQHQSIQKQMRQAIEDVLERGDFILGKALSDFEAEFASACGAEYGVGVACGTDAIALGLQACNIGAGSEVILPANTFVATLIGVLRAGATPVFVDCDPNTALIDLAAAENAVTLKTKAIVPVHLYGQVVSPQELINFAQRHDLMIFEDAAQAHLAHRDGYKAGSLGIAAAYSFYPSKNLGAFGDGGILVTKDTEVAQKMVRLRNYGASKKYFHVEAGTNSRLDTLQAAVLHQKLPHLAGWNANRLEIARQYDSELAPLKSMGITPIENQSGDGHVYHLYVIKVDESCPLQREEIQEKLAALGIQTGIHYPIPCHLQPAFSNLCYKMGDFPHSEKLAKQILSLPMYPGLTSSQVKEVVAVIASLVSEKQGKLLHI, encoded by the coding sequence ATGAATGATGTAAATGTAAAAATTCCTTTTGTAGACTTAAGTTTGCAGCATCAATCAATTCAAAAACAAATGCGGCAAGCTATTGAAGATGTATTGGAGCGGGGAGATTTTATTTTAGGTAAAGCACTAAGTGATTTTGAGGCAGAATTTGCCTCAGCCTGCGGTGCCGAATATGGTGTTGGAGTTGCTTGTGGAACCGATGCGATCGCCCTTGGGTTACAAGCTTGTAATATCGGTGCGGGCTCGGAGGTTATACTACCTGCAAATACTTTTGTTGCAACATTAATTGGAGTTCTACGTGCTGGTGCGACACCAGTTTTTGTTGATTGTGACCCAAATACTGCTTTAATAGATTTAGCAGCAGCAGAAAATGCAGTTACATTAAAAACTAAAGCTATTGTTCCAGTGCATTTGTACGGTCAGGTAGTGTCTCCTCAAGAATTAATTAATTTTGCCCAAAGGCATGATTTAATGATTTTTGAAGATGCAGCACAAGCACATTTAGCCCATAGAGACGGTTACAAAGCAGGTTCTTTGGGAATAGCAGCAGCTTATAGTTTTTATCCTAGCAAGAATTTGGGTGCATTTGGTGACGGTGGAATACTAGTAACAAAAGATACTGAAGTAGCACAAAAAATGGTGCGCTTGCGGAATTATGGTGCATCGAAAAAATATTTTCACGTTGAAGCGGGAACCAATAGTCGTTTAGATACTTTACAAGCAGCAGTGCTGCATCAAAAACTACCTCATTTAGCAGGGTGGAATGCCAACCGTCTGGAAATAGCCAGACAGTACGATAGCGAACTAGCACCTTTGAAATCAATGGGAATTACTCCCATAGAAAATCAAAGTGGTGACGGACATGTTTATCATCTTTATGTAATAAAAGTAGATGAATCCTGTCCTTTACAAAGGGAAGAAATTCAGGAAAAGCTTGCTGCCTTGGGAATCCAAACAGGAATTCACTATCCAATTCCCTGCCATCTCCAGCCAGCTTTTAGCAATTTGTGCTATAAAATGGGAGACTTCCCCCATTCTGAAAAGCTAGCAAAACAAATACTATCCTTACCTATGTATCCTGGTTTAACCAGCAGTCAGGTTAAGGAGGTAGTAGCTGTCATTGCATCATTAGTTAGCGAAAAGCAAGGTAAGCTTCTGCATATTTAG
- a CDS encoding GAF domain-containing sensor histidine kinase — protein sequence MVEPENRMFAQKDGWATPENLEQQRLQALLKLGLRQPETIPVFEEATQTAAHFLEAPISILGFIDNERHWFKSAVGLSRLGLMNQLAQTRQLSRQESFCTQVVESLQIVAINDTHKLEKTELVTGKLVQEYGIRAYVGVPLIDAQGHCLGALAVMDLMPRNFTTRDIEFLQIIARWSMSEFERNRLLQAPPVKTVSSSNTNKLEEVTTSEIKISAPAFQDSVFTSQLKLQLLGQLTQELRTPLTSVLGMASVLGREIYGPLTTKQREYLEIIQHSGRYLLSLVNEISELGAMDDTNTELNLAPVDIEMLCQQAINTLEEAAARREQDIRLSIEPGRNRILPLDKDKVRQILYHLIFSVIQLSATGSIVRIHVSYKEDALNLTIWVSHPWLGEGITEVDPYFRLSQISSMELASDINSVFNQNSPSKETVNSMPSREDNLQTTENFSSGGIAVDSSNNEEKAQSGGVSRETLGLLLSCQLAELHGGDITIQGSPESGYRYVLSLPIDQGSTEAIPDA from the coding sequence ATGGTAGAGCCTGAAAACAGAATGTTTGCCCAAAAAGATGGTTGGGCAACGCCAGAAAATTTAGAGCAGCAACGGCTTCAAGCTTTATTGAAGTTGGGTTTGCGGCAGCCAGAAACAATCCCGGTTTTTGAGGAAGCGACTCAAACTGCCGCACACTTCCTCGAAGCACCTATTTCAATTCTGGGTTTTATAGATAACGAGCGTCACTGGTTTAAGTCTGCTGTAGGTTTATCACGCTTAGGACTAATGAATCAACTAGCGCAAACCCGCCAACTCTCACGCCAAGAATCTTTCTGTACCCAGGTAGTAGAAAGTTTGCAAATAGTAGCGATTAACGATACTCATAAATTAGAAAAAACAGAACTAGTTACCGGAAAACTAGTACAGGAGTATGGAATTCGTGCCTATGTGGGAGTACCACTTATTGATGCTCAAGGGCATTGTTTGGGCGCATTAGCAGTAATGGATTTAATGCCGCGCAACTTTACAACCCGAGATATCGAATTTTTACAAATAATTGCTCGTTGGAGCATGAGTGAGTTTGAGCGTAATCGCTTGCTGCAAGCCCCTCCAGTAAAAACGGTTTCTTCTAGCAATACTAATAAGCTCGAAGAAGTTACAACTTCGGAAATCAAAATTAGCGCTCCAGCTTTTCAAGACTCAGTTTTTACCAGTCAATTAAAATTACAGCTTTTAGGACAATTGACTCAAGAATTGCGTACTCCTTTAACATCAGTCTTAGGTATGGCTAGTGTTTTAGGGCGAGAAATTTATGGTCCTTTGACAACTAAGCAAAGAGAATATCTAGAAATTATTCAGCATAGCGGTAGATATTTGCTTTCCTTGGTAAATGAGATCTCTGAGTTGGGGGCAATGGATGACACGAATACCGAACTTAACCTGGCTCCCGTTGATATTGAAATGCTTTGCCAGCAAGCTATCAATACTTTGGAAGAAGCAGCAGCCCGTCGAGAGCAAGATATTCGTCTATCTATAGAACCTGGACGAAATCGTATTTTACCTTTAGATAAAGATAAAGTGCGGCAGATTTTGTATCATCTGATTTTCAGTGTGATTCAACTTTCTGCAACGGGTAGTATTGTTAGAATTCATGTTTCTTATAAGGAAGATGCTTTAAACCTGACTATTTGGGTTTCTCATCCTTGGTTAGGAGAAGGAATCACAGAAGTAGATCCCTATTTCCGTCTTTCTCAAATATCTTCTATGGAACTTGCATCCGATATCAACTCAGTATTCAATCAGAATTCTCCAAGCAAAGAAACAGTAAATAGTATGCCTTCGAGAGAGGATAATTTACAAACAACAGAGAATTTTTCTTCTGGTGGAATTGCTGTAGATTCATCTAATAATGAAGAAAAAGCACAGTCTGGTGGAGTTTCTCGCGAAACTTTGGGTTTATTGCTTAGTTGTCAGTTAGCAGAGCTACACGGAGGAGACATCACAATTCAGGGTTCGCCAGAATCGGGATACCGCTACGTACTTTCTTTGCCTATAGATCAAGGCAGCACTGAAGCAATCCCAGATGCATAA
- a CDS encoding polysaccharide biosynthesis/export family protein: protein MRAFNAFCVASLQISVFLATASQPIFAQIPQKQRLPQSDPVEPLLAPPPEQEFLSPSPLSDDGEISPQFTRYLLGTGDLIGILVESPEGRYRLGTGDAITVIVQRFPDLSFQASINRQGNVIVPLAGTVSLQGLTLEQAQAKIRNVLNRFVVEPSVTLALVAQRPPLNFQAPVDIEGNITVPRLGKISVKGLTLEEAQEKIRLGLEPIQVDPVATVSLLSPRPIQVNVAGEITRPGVYAVNPALPRILDVLRTAGGSTQTADLRQIQVRRKLIDGSVVSQNIDFYTPLLSGGSFPTLRLQDGDSIIIPRRELAMDDGYDRNVVSRSTLAQPVIRVRVLNYAAGGIITQNLPNGSNFIDALGSVSIDRSDLKDIALVRFDPEQGTAVTQKLNARKAFRGDASQNVALQDNDVIVVGRNLIGKITNFLSNVTRPFIDVQSFVRFFEAFTF, encoded by the coding sequence ATGCGTGCATTTAATGCCTTTTGTGTTGCTAGTCTTCAAATAAGTGTTTTTTTAGCAACAGCTTCCCAACCTATTTTTGCTCAGATACCGCAAAAACAACGACTTCCACAATCAGATCCAGTCGAACCACTTCTAGCACCTCCGCCGGAGCAGGAGTTTCTATCTCCGTCTCCCTTAAGTGATGATGGAGAAATTTCGCCTCAATTCACTAGATATCTTCTAGGAACGGGCGACTTAATCGGCATACTTGTGGAATCACCCGAAGGTCGTTACCGTTTGGGAACGGGAGATGCAATTACTGTGATAGTACAGCGTTTCCCCGATTTGAGCTTTCAAGCATCGATTAATCGCCAGGGAAACGTTATAGTCCCTTTGGCTGGAACAGTATCCCTCCAAGGTTTAACCTTAGAACAAGCTCAAGCAAAAATTCGTAATGTCTTGAATCGTTTTGTTGTTGAACCGAGCGTTACTTTAGCATTAGTCGCACAACGTCCTCCTTTAAATTTTCAAGCGCCAGTAGATATAGAAGGTAACATCACAGTACCTAGATTAGGAAAGATTTCGGTAAAAGGTTTAACTTTAGAAGAAGCGCAAGAAAAAATTCGTTTGGGTTTAGAACCTATTCAAGTAGATCCTGTTGCCACCGTTTCTTTATTGTCACCGCGACCAATTCAAGTAAATGTAGCCGGAGAAATCACTAGACCTGGAGTTTATGCTGTTAATCCAGCATTGCCCCGCATTCTTGATGTGTTGCGGACTGCTGGAGGGTCAACTCAAACGGCAGATTTACGACAAATTCAGGTACGTCGCAAGCTCATAGATGGTTCAGTAGTCTCGCAAAATATAGATTTTTATACTCCCTTGCTTTCTGGCGGAAGTTTCCCGACTCTGCGCTTACAAGATGGAGACTCAATAATCATTCCGCGCCGTGAATTAGCTATGGATGATGGTTATGACCGTAACGTGGTTTCACGTTCAACTTTAGCACAGCCTGTAATTAGAGTTCGTGTCTTAAATTATGCTGCTGGGGGAATAATTACTCAAAATTTACCCAATGGCAGTAATTTTATTGATGCTTTAGGAAGTGTAAGTATTGATCGTTCCGATCTAAAAGATATTGCTTTAGTACGCTTCGATCCCGAACAAGGCACAGCAGTAACCCAAAAACTAAACGCCAGAAAGGCATTTAGAGGAGATGCCTCTCAAAACGTGGCATTGCAAGACAACGATGTAATAGTTGTCGGTCGAAATTTAATTGGTAAAATTACCAACTTTCTTTCAAATGTTACCAGACCTTTCATTGATGTTCAGTCCTTTGTTCGCTTTTTTGAAGCCTTCACCTTCTAA